A single genomic interval of Ictalurus furcatus strain D&B chromosome 20, Billie_1.0, whole genome shotgun sequence harbors:
- the LOC128624187 gene encoding otoconin-90-like, with protein MLVISLFLLSTFKNVKSSYVFCPDTNVLNADHLLIDCLGERFNWLYSVFDNLPSLVEFAVWMHCETGVCPTDLQGHRHYCSYIRIQNRTHTPAPSDTLDWCCFDHHRCYRELEEIYCRKTPPAHTNYTCSHLTNNSCDSRDMCERGFCLCDREAIACIGNNSHFVLPNQHEKKDFNSPGLTGKRTNAT; from the exons TGAAAAGCAGTTATGTGTTCTGCCCAGATACAAATGTCCTCAACGCAGATCATCTTCTGATAG attgTCTGGGTGAGCGGTTCAACTGGCTTTATTCAGTGTTTGATAATTTGCCATCTTTGGTGGAGTTTGCTGTGTGGATGCACTGTGAGACTGGTGTATGTCCAACTGATCTTCAAGGCCACAGACACTACTGCAGCTACATACGCATCCAGAACAGAACACATACTCCAGCACCCAGCGATACACTCGACTG gtgctgtTTTGACCATCATAGATGCTATCGCGAACTAGAAGAAATATATTGCAGAAAGACTCCACCAGCACACACCAATTACACCTGCTCCCATCTCACCAACAACAGCTGTG ATTCACGTGACATGTGTGAACGAGGATTCTGTCTGTGTGACCGAGAAGCCATAGCCTGCATTGGCAACAACTCCCACTTTGTCCTTCCAAATCAGCATGAGAAAAAGGATTTCAACAGCCCAGGACTCACAGGTAAAAGAACAAATGCCACATGA